A single genomic interval of uncultured Desulfobulbus sp. harbors:
- a CDS encoding CDP-alcohol phosphatidyltransferase family protein codes for MTEADVTRTRNFWADMGKIPNLLCIYRIVVLPLLVLLFYSGHYRLALVLAVLAPLSDLFDGIIARRFNMVTELGALLDIVSDLLFTCVVLLLAVHQGVWPLYLFLIWSFRDISVLAMRWSSAQLGFAIPSIVLGKISTDFIYVALVVFFLDVMQPFSSATGYNAVIHLLGLVLIHIGLGLQWITALVYFRRYYQLYQTT; via the coding sequence ATGACGGAGGCAGACGTGACACGGACAAGAAATTTCTGGGCAGACATGGGCAAAATCCCCAATCTCCTCTGCATCTACAGGATTGTCGTCCTCCCGTTGTTGGTTCTGTTGTTTTATTCCGGCCATTACCGCCTGGCCCTTGTTCTTGCTGTGCTCGCCCCGCTCTCCGACCTCTTTGACGGCATCATCGCCCGCCGCTTCAATATGGTGACGGAACTCGGCGCCCTCCTCGATATCGTCTCCGACCTGCTCTTCACCTGTGTCGTCCTGCTGCTCGCCGTGCACCAGGGAGTCTGGCCGCTGTACCTCTTCCTCATCTGGTCGTTTCGCGACATCTCGGTGCTGGCCATGCGCTGGAGCTCGGCGCAGCTGGGCTTCGCCATCCCCTCCATCGTCCTTGGCAAGATATCCACCGATTTCATCTATGTCGCCCTGGTGGTCTTTTTCCTCGACGTCATGCAGCCGTTTTCAAGCGCCACCGGTTACAACGCGGTCATCCATCTCCTCGGCCTGGTGCTCATCCATATCGGCCTCGGCCTGCAGTGGATCACCGCTTTGGTCTACTTTCGCAGGTATTACCAGCTGTATCAGACGACCTGA
- a CDS encoding CDP-alcohol phosphatidyltransferase family protein has protein sequence MPEIAVNNHPIPSVIPTMLLLNYLHAPIGVPLLDVCGLPLSLRAALTGAKDGFHDIFLLVHRDDHRQTEDLLATDRRLSGTRIFSTANELQHALTKTWRDQNDPVTIVAADRVWQGNLRTPQGMPEADDHGVHWVTTLPIRSILALEEDAFDQSSPGQTFARADAGTSTTSEQLTWHRIGSETDIPGAERFLLAHLVKKADGIISRNINRKISLSLTRQLMRTKVTPNQVTAVVLLVGILSGPIIVYFGGYWGLVAGGLLYYSSSVLDGCDGELSRLRFQGSPLGAWLDTVVDDTVGLSYILGLYGHLAGREALWGSVGAVAVGCYFLTLVPRYYMLAVFQADGDYQKLSAAKPRAKNAGIFARTVWLLEDTVCRIDFITFAAPITALLHCPELFAGLFMLGTIGTAIDSLVTLHFMRKRPGKHSGQQELKAKSF, from the coding sequence TTGCCGGAAATAGCCGTTAACAATCATCCCATACCGTCCGTCATACCGACCATGTTACTCCTCAACTATCTCCATGCCCCCATAGGGGTTCCCCTGCTTGATGTATGCGGTCTGCCCTTGTCGCTACGCGCCGCGCTGACCGGAGCAAAGGACGGCTTTCACGACATCTTTCTCCTGGTGCACCGCGATGATCATCGACAGACCGAGGACCTGCTGGCAACGGACCGGCGACTGTCGGGGACCAGGATCTTCTCAACGGCAAACGAGCTTCAGCACGCACTCACAAAGACCTGGCGGGATCAGAATGATCCGGTGACGATAGTTGCCGCCGACCGTGTCTGGCAGGGAAATTTGCGCACGCCGCAGGGGATGCCCGAAGCCGACGACCATGGCGTCCACTGGGTGACGACGCTACCCATCCGCAGTATCCTTGCTTTAGAGGAAGATGCCTTTGACCAATCCTCTCCCGGGCAAACGTTTGCCCGGGCCGATGCGGGGACCTCCACCACCTCGGAACAACTCACCTGGCACAGAATCGGGTCGGAAACCGATATCCCCGGGGCCGAGCGGTTTCTCTTGGCGCACCTGGTAAAAAAGGCCGATGGAATAATCTCTCGAAATATCAACAGAAAGATTTCCCTGTCCCTCACCCGCCAACTCATGCGAACCAAAGTGACCCCAAACCAGGTGACCGCCGTGGTGCTGCTCGTCGGTATCCTCTCCGGGCCGATCATCGTCTATTTCGGCGGCTACTGGGGATTGGTTGCCGGCGGCTTGCTGTACTACTCGTCCTCGGTTCTCGACGGCTGTGACGGCGAACTGTCGCGGCTGCGCTTCCAGGGGTCGCCCCTCGGCGCCTGGCTGGACACGGTGGTTGACGACACCGTCGGGCTGTCGTATATACTCGGTCTCTACGGGCACCTGGCCGGCCGGGAGGCACTGTGGGGCTCGGTCGGCGCCGTGGCGGTGGGCTGTTATTTCCTGACGCTTGTCCCCCGCTATTATATGCTCGCTGTTTTCCAGGCTGACGGCGACTACCAAAAGCTGTCGGCGGCAAAACCACGGGCGAAAAATGCCGGGATCTTTGCCCGAACCGTCTGGTTGCTGGAAGACACTGTGTGCCGCATCGATTTTATCACCTTCGCCGCCCCGATAACCGCCCTCCTGCACTGCCCGGAACTCTTTGCCGGGCTGTTCATGCTCGGCACCATCGGCACCGCAATCGACAGCCTGGTCACCCTGCATTTCATGCGGAAAAGGCCTGGCAAGCATTCGGGGCAACAGGAACTTAAAGCCAAATCTTTCTAG
- a CDS encoding aminotransferase class V-fold PLP-dependent enzyme, with the protein MALQASPRYTLLCPGPVNVAQKVAEAYSHSALSHREEAFADLLGEVQRDLLAIAGVETKSHSALVITGSGTAANEAVLASAVPPGATVIVLANGEFGERLSGISAVYNSTRLVRSGWGEELNLGLLSTLLTEIPQAMVAMVHHETSTGLLNPIDEVGRLCRDAGVPLLVDAVSSFAADKVDMNDSGITFLTTSSGKALAGYPGLSFVLGGKIDFSGLAAYPVKNHYLNLARYYQVLEEEGQTPNTPAVSLVASLHTALREIHTEGLERRYQRLFELAAHMRRHLAVRGLYTPPARPQSVVLTNARLPENRSFADIERGLKARDFVVYDAKGPLRGRFFQVSTIGDITAPDIDRFFAAFDAL; encoded by the coding sequence GTGGCTCTTCAAGCATCTCCCCGCTATACCCTGCTTTGCCCCGGACCGGTGAACGTTGCGCAAAAGGTCGCCGAGGCCTACAGCCATAGTGCCCTCAGCCACCGGGAGGAGGCGTTCGCCGATCTTCTCGGCGAGGTGCAACGGGATCTGCTGGCCATTGCAGGCGTGGAAACGAAAAGCCATTCGGCCCTGGTTATCACCGGCTCGGGCACGGCGGCCAACGAGGCCGTTCTTGCCAGCGCCGTGCCGCCAGGCGCGACAGTCATCGTCCTGGCCAACGGCGAATTCGGCGAACGTCTCTCTGGGATCTCGGCGGTCTATAACTCCACGAGGCTGGTCAGGAGCGGCTGGGGTGAAGAGCTGAACCTTGGCCTCCTCTCCACTCTGCTCACTGAGATTCCCCAGGCCATGGTGGCCATGGTCCACCACGAGACGAGTACCGGCCTCTTGAACCCCATCGACGAGGTGGGCCGGCTGTGCCGGGATGCGGGGGTCCCGTTGCTTGTCGACGCCGTCAGCAGTTTCGCTGCCGACAAGGTCGACATGAACGACAGTGGCATCACCTTTCTCACTACCTCGTCCGGCAAGGCCTTGGCCGGCTATCCCGGGCTTTCCTTCGTTCTCGGCGGGAAAATCGATTTTTCCGGGCTTGCCGCCTATCCGGTGAAAAACCATTACCTCAACCTGGCGCGGTACTATCAGGTGCTGGAGGAAGAGGGCCAGACGCCGAACACCCCGGCCGTTTCCCTGGTGGCCAGCCTGCACACCGCCCTGCGGGAGATCCATACCGAAGGTCTGGAGAGGCGTTACCAACGGCTTTTCGAGCTTGCCGCCCATATGCGCCGACACCTCGCTGTCCGTGGATTGTACACACCGCCTGCCAGGCCGCAGTCGGTCGTCCTCACCAACGCCCGTCTGCCGGAAAACCGGAGCTTTGCCGATATCGAGCGGGGGCTGAAGGCCCGGGATTTCGTGGTCTATGATGCCAAGGGGCCGCTCAGGGGCCGGTTTTTCCAGGTGAGCACCATCGGTGACATCACCGCCCCGGATATCGACCGCTTCTTTGCAGCCTTTGATGCCCTGTAA
- a CDS encoding inositol-3-phosphate synthase: MDSIKVAIVGVGNCASSLIQGIQHYRQKSAEDAVGLMHWNIGGYEPRHIRIVAAFDIDKRKVGLDVSEAIFAEPNCTTVFCREIPPAGVAVRMGRILDGVADHMHDYDSRQRFVVAGYDEPSEDEVVELLKSCGADVLVNYLPVGSEKATRFYANCALRAGVALINNIPVFIASDPEWAGRFKEKNIPIIGDDIKSQIGATITHRVLTDLFNKRGVKLERTYQLNTGGNTDFLNMLSRTRLASKKTSKTEAVQAVASCRLASSDIHIGPSDYVPWQKDNKVCFIRMEGKVFGDVPINLELRLSVEDSPNSAGVAIDAIRCIKIALDRKIGGVLIGPSSYFCKSPPLQYTDDVACSLAEEFIHTAG; the protein is encoded by the coding sequence ATGGATTCAATCAAAGTAGCAATCGTTGGGGTTGGTAACTGTGCCAGTTCCCTGATTCAGGGGATTCAACATTATCGGCAGAAATCCGCCGAGGATGCGGTCGGTCTGATGCACTGGAACATTGGCGGTTATGAGCCCAGGCATATCCGGATCGTCGCCGCTTTCGACATTGACAAGCGCAAGGTCGGCTTGGACGTCAGTGAGGCAATTTTTGCCGAACCCAATTGCACCACCGTGTTCTGCCGGGAGATCCCCCCGGCCGGAGTGGCCGTGCGCATGGGCCGAATCCTTGACGGTGTCGCAGACCACATGCATGACTACGACAGCAGACAGCGCTTTGTCGTGGCCGGGTATGATGAGCCGTCCGAGGACGAGGTCGTCGAGCTGCTCAAGAGCTGCGGAGCGGATGTCTTGGTGAACTATCTTCCGGTGGGATCGGAGAAGGCGACCAGATTCTACGCGAACTGCGCGCTCAGGGCAGGGGTGGCGCTGATCAATAACATCCCGGTGTTCATTGCCAGTGATCCCGAGTGGGCAGGGCGATTCAAGGAAAAAAACATCCCGATCATCGGCGATGACATTAAATCGCAGATTGGGGCAACGATCACCCATCGGGTGCTCACCGACCTTTTCAACAAAAGGGGGGTGAAGCTGGAGCGAACCTATCAGCTGAATACCGGCGGCAACACCGATTTTCTCAACATGCTCAGCCGCACTCGCCTTGCATCGAAAAAGACCTCGAAGACCGAGGCTGTGCAGGCGGTGGCATCCTGTCGACTGGCAAGTAGCGATATTCACATCGGTCCCAGCGATTACGTGCCCTGGCAAAAGGACAACAAGGTGTGCTTTATTCGCATGGAGGGGAAGGTCTTTGGCGATGTGCCGATCAATCTCGAGCTGCGGCTCTCCGTCGAGGACTCTCCCAACTCGGCTGGGGTGGCGATTGACGCCATTCGTTGCATCAAAATCGCCCTTGATCGAAAGATCGGCGGGGTGCTGATCGGGCCTTCGAGTTATTTTTGTAAATCCCCCCCCCTGCAATATACCGATGATGTCGCCTGCAGCCTTGCTGAAGAGTTCATTCATACTGCCGGTTGA
- a CDS encoding MMPL family transporter: MFKHCIRLICRSAQANAPLWLVLITLSCLGAGYFLRDIRIDTNIARLLPDDSPTFRSIRALQEPLGDGGYFSILLHGGDRAALREAAAFICDRADGLPEVAFTNYRKPIEFINTYKYTLLPVSTLTRVYDYALRLEAEVNPFGTDFLGEDNGGAGDKAAADTVARNKQRSLEKSLEGLSSVGEFHENDTGTVIGLIIYPKSMITELERVRRLNNLLERILQEAKERYKVEGDIGGSQIKNLREYKSFVEDVGSAGGVSMLATLAVLYAFFPSLRLIPVVVLPLFVGLAWAFAFVPHVVGPLNLITAFILLILFGMGIDYAIHLVRHFQLERQSRGVGEALYATFYTTGKPVVVSSLTTAFPLFILAFSDFRGFSDYGLIGGWSIVLMLAATFTVLPVLLVLAERLGLVSANVSLSGSLPPPGRKTALAILIGICLLCGYSVTSRELFDYNFQAHSSDLEEAREFDVQHKEVFRRSLVPAAMYLAPDLQSLDKALAALTGAMERDGSTIERLASVRDFAPSEEDFRRRLELIEQIREIFQGNWYTKIRDPKVCRWIADFRSWQAPEGPATLASLPPEIVNYFLARDGSQRFVLGVYPSVSRRNGHEVLAFCDELQRTALPAAVEGPVGEGVIFGDILKIVLGESPTVFLLALISVALPICLTSSSVREVVLILMPLVAGIALLLGVMGVIGMKLNYLSIVIIPTLIGLGEDAGVHYYRHCHEHGYDVQRSQKELFGTLSACSLTTMIGYIGLIFASNRGLQSLGTLACLGMVCLWFTSLFVLPALLKKRPAATDGA, translated from the coding sequence ATGTTCAAACACTGTATCCGTCTGATATGCCGGTCGGCACAAGCTAACGCACCATTGTGGCTGGTGCTCATCACCCTCAGTTGCCTGGGGGCAGGGTATTTTCTCCGCGACATTCGCATCGATACCAACATCGCCCGGTTGCTGCCGGACGACAGCCCGACATTCCGGTCGATACGGGCCCTGCAGGAGCCCCTTGGCGACGGCGGCTATTTCTCTATTCTCCTGCATGGGGGGGACCGCGCCGCCCTCCGTGAAGCCGCTGCTTTTATTTGCGACCGGGCGGACGGTCTGCCCGAGGTGGCCTTCACCAACTACCGCAAACCCATCGAGTTCATCAATACCTACAAATACACGCTGTTGCCGGTGTCGACCCTGACACGCGTTTACGACTACGCCCTGCGCCTGGAAGCTGAGGTCAATCCTTTTGGCACCGACTTCCTCGGTGAGGATAACGGAGGAGCCGGAGACAAAGCCGCCGCCGATACAGTTGCCCGGAACAAACAGCGCAGCCTGGAAAAAAGCCTGGAGGGGCTCAGCTCCGTAGGTGAGTTCCACGAAAATGACACCGGCACGGTCATCGGTCTCATCATCTACCCCAAAAGCATGATCACCGAACTGGAGCGGGTCCGTCGGCTCAACAACCTCCTGGAGCGCATACTTCAGGAGGCAAAGGAGAGATACAAGGTCGAAGGCGATATCGGCGGCTCACAGATCAAAAACCTGCGCGAATACAAAAGTTTCGTCGAGGACGTCGGTTCGGCGGGAGGCGTGTCTATGCTTGCCACCCTGGCGGTGCTCTACGCCTTTTTCCCCTCGCTCCGCCTGATCCCGGTAGTCGTGCTGCCGCTTTTTGTCGGTCTTGCCTGGGCCTTTGCCTTTGTGCCGCATGTGGTCGGGCCATTGAACCTCATCACTGCCTTCATTCTGCTCATCCTTTTTGGCATGGGCATCGACTATGCCATCCATCTGGTGCGGCATTTTCAGCTTGAGCGGCAATCCAGGGGAGTGGGCGAGGCATTGTATGCCACTTTCTACACCACCGGCAAGCCGGTGGTCGTCTCCTCGCTGACCACGGCCTTTCCGCTTTTCATCCTCGCCTTTTCTGATTTTCGCGGTTTTTCCGATTACGGTTTGATCGGCGGCTGGTCCATCGTTCTCATGCTGGCCGCGACCTTTACAGTGCTGCCCGTGCTCCTGGTGCTTGCGGAAAGATTGGGCCTCGTCAGTGCCAATGTTTCCCTATCTGGGTCTCTGCCGCCACCTGGCAGGAAAACCGCCCTGGCGATCCTCATCGGTATCTGTTTGCTCTGCGGCTACAGTGTGACCTCAAGGGAACTCTTTGACTACAATTTTCAAGCGCACAGCAGCGATCTTGAAGAGGCCAGGGAATTCGACGTTCAGCACAAGGAAGTGTTCAGGCGTTCGCTGGTGCCTGCGGCCATGTATCTGGCGCCGGACCTGCAGAGCCTCGACAAGGCGCTGGCGGCGCTGACCGGGGCGATGGAAAGGGATGGTTCGACCATCGAGCGGTTGGCGAGCGTCCGCGATTTTGCCCCGAGCGAGGAGGACTTCCGCCGCCGTCTTGAACTCATCGAACAGATTCGCGAGATTTTTCAGGGCAACTGGTATACCAAGATCAGGGACCCGAAAGTCTGCAGGTGGATCGCTGATTTCCGTTCCTGGCAGGCACCGGAGGGGCCGGCGACGCTGGCCTCCCTGCCTCCGGAGATCGTCAATTATTTCCTTGCCCGCGACGGCTCGCAGCGATTCGTCCTCGGGGTCTATCCGAGCGTTTCCCGGCGCAACGGCCATGAAGTCCTGGCCTTCTGCGACGAGTTGCAGCGGACGGCGCTGCCAGCTGCCGTCGAGGGGCCGGTCGGCGAGGGGGTGATCTTTGGCGATATCCTCAAGATCGTCCTTGGCGAGTCGCCGACGGTCTTTCTTCTGGCCCTGATCTCCGTGGCCCTGCCGATATGCCTCACCAGTTCCTCGGTACGCGAGGTGGTGTTGATCCTGATGCCGCTGGTCGCGGGTATCGCCCTGCTCCTTGGCGTCATGGGAGTTATAGGTATGAAACTCAATTACCTGAGTATCGTCATCATCCCGACGTTGATCGGCCTCGGTGAGGATGCCGGGGTGCATTACTACCGGCACTGCCACGAGCATGGGTATGATGTGCAGCGCAGCCAGAAAGAGCTGTTCGGGACGCTCTCGGCCTGCAGCCTGACCACCATGATCGGTTACATCGGCCTGATATTTGCCAGTAACCGAGGCCTGCAGTCCCTGGGGACCCTCGCCTGTCTGGGGATGGTGTGTCTGTGGTTCACCTCGCTGTTTGTGCTTCCGGCCCTCCTGAAGAAAAGGCCGGCGGCGACCGACGGGGCGTAG
- a CDS encoding PHP domain-containing protein has translation MDQLPIATGPDYPEIFQDRAAYLARREALLRQGYFLADLHVHSSQSDGLHSLKNIVAHCTGQGLSLAVTDHNRIPDLEGLTSGEAAGLIPAIEVTSREYVDILCYFYEYQDLREFFQTIVEPNRLRPYMLSLSCREVLVALQSRKCLVTIPHPDYPADRLRSNFMRLLAAGGLDTVALAAIHGIEVFNASRDKGVCLEKVRLAEHLGKVPLVGSDAHARSAVGDSLMYCRAANHHEFLNNLARGEARGIAVPTGLAWRSLPKLKMAWLHIKGLLGPR, from the coding sequence ATGGATCAGTTGCCGATCGCAACCGGGCCTGATTATCCGGAGATATTCCAGGACAGGGCGGCATATCTGGCAAGGCGGGAAGCGCTTCTGCGGCAAGGGTATTTTCTTGCCGATCTGCATGTGCATTCTTCCCAGTCGGATGGCCTCCATTCGCTGAAAAACATCGTCGCCCATTGCACCGGACAGGGGCTGTCACTGGCGGTGACCGACCATAACCGCATTCCCGATCTCGAAGGACTTACTTCCGGGGAAGCAGCCGGCCTCATTCCGGCCATCGAGGTGACCAGCCGGGAATACGTCGATATCCTCTGCTACTTCTATGAATACCAGGACTTGAGGGAATTTTTTCAGACCATAGTCGAACCGAACCGCCTTCGCCCTTATATGCTTTCGCTGTCCTGTCGGGAAGTTCTTGTCGCCCTGCAGTCGAGAAAATGTCTGGTGACCATCCCGCACCCGGACTATCCTGCCGACCGCCTGCGGTCAAATTTTATGCGTCTTCTCGCGGCAGGCGGGCTCGACACTGTGGCTTTGGCCGCTATCCACGGTATCGAGGTCTTCAACGCCAGTCGGGATAAAGGTGTCTGCCTGGAAAAGGTGCGGCTCGCCGAGCATCTCGGCAAAGTGCCGCTGGTCGGCAGCGACGCCCACGCCAGGAGCGCGGTGGGTGACAGCCTGATGTACTGCCGGGCTGCCAACCACCACGAGTTCCTCAACAATCTCGCCCGGGGCGAGGCTCGCGGCATCGCCGTGCCGACCGGTCTTGCCTGGCGCTCGCTGCCCAAATTGAAAATGGCCTGGCTGCATATTAAGGGCTTGCTCGGCCCCCGCTAA